One genomic segment of Podarcis raffonei isolate rPodRaf1 chromosome 7, rPodRaf1.pri, whole genome shotgun sequence includes these proteins:
- the TP53INP1 gene encoding tumor protein p53-inducible nuclear protein 1, giving the protein MFQRLNNMFVGEINNLPRQEPEFSEKEEEEWILVDFIDTCTNFSMIEEEEEEEEEEEDIHKASPVDNSPVCSCLPPSLECLADASESCFIQFDSCPMEESWFITPPPCFTAGGLTALKVETSPLENLLIEHPSMSVYAVHNTRHSLNKTSCGGNEEEEEEEEEEEETEPRDVSNPRSEAQSERGQHIRCYFAAITAHSTFLEQTKSFRPSQWIKGHNERQYLNRNCLRRQNLTRDCYSRQLKNNGLFVHQPCQRQYNY; this is encoded by the exons ATGTTCCAGAGGCTGAATAATATGTTTGTGGGAGAAATCAATAATTTGCCCAGGCAAGAGCCAGAGTTCAgcgagaaagaagaggaggagtggaTTCTGGTGGATTTTATCG ACACCTGTACTAACTTCTCAATgattgaagaggaggaggaggaggaggaggaagaagaagatatcCATAAAGCATCGCCTGTGGACAATTCACCcgtctgctcttgtctgcctccTTCCTTGGAATGTTTGGCAGATGCCAGTGAATCTTGCTTTATCCAGTTTGACTCGTGCCCCATGGAAGAGAGCTGGTTCATTACGCCACCTCCATGTTTCACTGCGGGTGGCCTGACCGCTCTCAAAGTGGAAACCAGCCCCTTGGAGAACCTTCTGATCGAACATCCCAGCATGTCTGTATATGCAGTCCATAATACTCGCCACAGCCTCAACAAGACGAGCTGTGGTGgtaatgaggaagaggaggaagaagaagaggaggaggaggagacagagccTCGTGATGTAAGCAATCCTAG ATCAGAAGCCCAAAGTGAAAGGGGTCAACACATCCGATGCTATTTTGCAGCAATCACTGCTCACTCAACCTTTCTCGAACAGACCAAGAGTTTTCGTCCTTCCCAGTGGATAAAAGGACACAACGAAAGACAATATCTGAACAGAAACTGCCTCCGTCGCCAAAACCTCACCAGGGATTGCTACTCTCGGCAACTCAAGAACAACGGATTGTTTGTTCACCAGCCTTGCCAGCGTCAGTATAATTACTGA